A stretch of the Aegilops tauschii subsp. strangulata cultivar AL8/78 chromosome 4, Aet v6.0, whole genome shotgun sequence genome encodes the following:
- the LOC109756305 gene encoding sugar transporter ERD6-like 4 isoform X2 has protein sequence MYVCEQATLETSPSHPITSPHFKVDILFFFIPPSPRALSLSLSLSLSLSLSRPSARAAMNGKGGDGGGQESDDDMDMRKPLLVNTGSWYKMGSSLTAGASSMAIIRETHVSALLCTLIVALGPIQFGFTGGFSSPTQDAITRDLSLSISEFSVFGSLSNIGAMVGAIASGQMVEHVGHKGALMIAAVPNILGWLAISLAKDTTFLYTGRLLEGFGVGIISYTVPVYIAEISPRNKRGALGCVNPLSVTLGMVLAYVLGMLVPWRMLALIGTLPCTILIPGLFFIPESPRWLAKMNKMDDFEASLQVLRGSDTDITSEVNDIKTAVASANKMTAIRFQELNQKKFRMPLILGIGLLVLQQLSGINAILFYAGSIFKAAGVTNSNLAACGVGAIGLLATGATTWLLDRAGRRILLIISSAGMTLSLLAIAVIFFLKDNVPQDSDMYYILSMVSLFAIVAYVITFSFGMGAIPWVIMSEILPVSIKSLAGSFATLANWLTSFGITMTANLLLSWSAGGTFACYTLVSTFTLMFIILWVPETKGRTLEEIQWSFR, from the exons ATGTACGTCTGCGAACAAGCTACCTTAGAGACGAGCCCATCCCATCCCATCACCTCTCCCCATTTCAAAGTCgacatcctcttcttcttcatccctccctccccccgcgctctctctctctctctctctctctctctctctctctctctctctcgtccaTCAGCCAGGGCCGCCATGAACGGCAAGGGCGGAGACGGCGGAGGGCAGGAGAGCGACGACGACATGGACATGCGGAAGCCGCTGCTGGTGAACACGGGGAGCTGGTACAAGATGGGGTCGAGCCTCACGGCGGGGGCCTCCTCCATGGCCATCATCCGCGAGACCCACGTGTCCGCCTTGCTCTGCACGCTCATCGTGGCGCTCGGCCCCATCCAGTTCGGCTTCACCGGCGGCTTCTCCTCGCCGACCCAGGACGCCATCACCCGCGACCTCAGCCTCTCCATCTCCGAG TTCTCGGTGTTCGGCTCGCTCTCCAACATCGGCGCCATGGTGGGCGCCATCGCCAGCGGCCAGATGGTGGAGCACGTCGGCCACAAAGGG GCGTTGATGATTGCTGCTGTTCCTAACATCCTCGGCTGGCTCGCGATCTCCTTGGCAAAA GATACTACCTTTCTGTACACGGGGCGATTGCTTGAAGGATTTGGTGTTGGTATCATATCCTACACG GTGCCTGTATACATAGCAGAGATTTCTCCTCGGAACAAGAGGGGCGCTCTAGGCTGTGTGAACCCG TTGTCTGTAACACTTGGGATGGTGTTGGCCTATGTGCTCGGCATGCTTGTTCCTTGGAGGATGCTTGCGCTGATAG GAACCTTGCCATGCACAATACTGATACCTGGCCTATTCTTCATTCCAGAATCTCCAAGATGGCTG GCAAAGATGAACAAGATGGATGATTTCGAAGCCTCCCTACAAGTTTTGAGAGGATCTGATACTGACATCACCTCAGAAGTGAATGATATAAAG ACAGCGGTAGCATCAGCAAACAAAATGACGGCAATTCGTTTCCAAGAGTTAAACCAAAAGAAATTCCGCATGCCCTTGATA CTTGGAATTGGCCTGCTTGTACTGCAACAGCTAAGTGGGATCAACGCCATACTGTTTTATGCAGGCAGCATCTTCAAAGCTGCAG GTGTTACAAACAGCAACTTGGCCGCATGTGGAGTTGGAGCTATTGGG CTTCTTGCCACTGGAGCTACAACCTGGTTGCTAGACAGAGCTGGCCGACGGATCCTACTTATT ATATCTTCTGCCGGGATGACCCTAAGCCTTCTTGCAATTGCCGTCATATTTTTTCTCAAG GACAATGTTCCGCAAGACTCTGACATGTATTACATATTAAGCATGGTCTCCTTGTTTGCTATTGTG GCTTATGTGATCACCTTCTCCTTCGGTATGGGCGCCATTCCATGGGTCATAATGTCTGAG ATCCTGCCGGTTAGCATCAAGAGCCTTGCGGGAAGCTTCGCGACGCTCGCCAACTGGCTGACCTCCTTTGGGATAACAATGACAGCAAACTTGTTGCTCAGCTGGAGCGCTGGAG GTACCTTTGCGTGCTACACGCTCGTGAGCACGTTCACGCTCATGTTCATCATCCTCTGGGTGCCGGAGACCAAGGGAAGAACTCTCGAGGAGATACAGTGGTCATTCCGGTGA
- the LOC109756305 gene encoding sugar transporter ERD6-like 4 isoform X1: MYVCEQATLETSPSHPITSPHFKVDILFFFIPPSPRALSLSLSLSLSLSLSRPSARAAMNGKGGDGGGQESDDDMDMRKPLLVNTGSWYKMGSSLTAGASSMAIIRETHVSALLCTLIVALGPIQFGFTGGFSSPTQDAITRDLSLSISEFSVFGSLSNIGAMVGAIASGQMVEHVGHKGALMIAAVPNILGWLAISLAKDTTFLYTGRLLEGFGVGIISYTVPVYIAEISPRNKRGALGCVNPLSVTLGMVLAYVLGMLVPWRMLALIGTLPCTILIPGLFFIPESPRWLAKMNKMDDFEASLQVLRGSDTDITSEVNDIKTAVASANKMTAIRFQELNQKKFRMPLILGIGLLVLQQLSGINAILFYAGSIFKAAGVTNSNLAACGVGAIGLLATGATTWLLDRAGRRILLIISSAGMTLSLLAIAVIFFLKDNVPQDSDMYYILSMVSLFAIVAYVITFSFGMGAIPWVIMSEILPVSIKSLAGSFATLANWLTSFGITMTANLLLSWSAGGSHSSLFSQVELWTRDTDLTEIISVCLRSRQVPLRATRS; the protein is encoded by the exons ATGTACGTCTGCGAACAAGCTACCTTAGAGACGAGCCCATCCCATCCCATCACCTCTCCCCATTTCAAAGTCgacatcctcttcttcttcatccctccctccccccgcgctctctctctctctctctctctctctctctctctctctctctctcgtccaTCAGCCAGGGCCGCCATGAACGGCAAGGGCGGAGACGGCGGAGGGCAGGAGAGCGACGACGACATGGACATGCGGAAGCCGCTGCTGGTGAACACGGGGAGCTGGTACAAGATGGGGTCGAGCCTCACGGCGGGGGCCTCCTCCATGGCCATCATCCGCGAGACCCACGTGTCCGCCTTGCTCTGCACGCTCATCGTGGCGCTCGGCCCCATCCAGTTCGGCTTCACCGGCGGCTTCTCCTCGCCGACCCAGGACGCCATCACCCGCGACCTCAGCCTCTCCATCTCCGAG TTCTCGGTGTTCGGCTCGCTCTCCAACATCGGCGCCATGGTGGGCGCCATCGCCAGCGGCCAGATGGTGGAGCACGTCGGCCACAAAGGG GCGTTGATGATTGCTGCTGTTCCTAACATCCTCGGCTGGCTCGCGATCTCCTTGGCAAAA GATACTACCTTTCTGTACACGGGGCGATTGCTTGAAGGATTTGGTGTTGGTATCATATCCTACACG GTGCCTGTATACATAGCAGAGATTTCTCCTCGGAACAAGAGGGGCGCTCTAGGCTGTGTGAACCCG TTGTCTGTAACACTTGGGATGGTGTTGGCCTATGTGCTCGGCATGCTTGTTCCTTGGAGGATGCTTGCGCTGATAG GAACCTTGCCATGCACAATACTGATACCTGGCCTATTCTTCATTCCAGAATCTCCAAGATGGCTG GCAAAGATGAACAAGATGGATGATTTCGAAGCCTCCCTACAAGTTTTGAGAGGATCTGATACTGACATCACCTCAGAAGTGAATGATATAAAG ACAGCGGTAGCATCAGCAAACAAAATGACGGCAATTCGTTTCCAAGAGTTAAACCAAAAGAAATTCCGCATGCCCTTGATA CTTGGAATTGGCCTGCTTGTACTGCAACAGCTAAGTGGGATCAACGCCATACTGTTTTATGCAGGCAGCATCTTCAAAGCTGCAG GTGTTACAAACAGCAACTTGGCCGCATGTGGAGTTGGAGCTATTGGG CTTCTTGCCACTGGAGCTACAACCTGGTTGCTAGACAGAGCTGGCCGACGGATCCTACTTATT ATATCTTCTGCCGGGATGACCCTAAGCCTTCTTGCAATTGCCGTCATATTTTTTCTCAAG GACAATGTTCCGCAAGACTCTGACATGTATTACATATTAAGCATGGTCTCCTTGTTTGCTATTGTG GCTTATGTGATCACCTTCTCCTTCGGTATGGGCGCCATTCCATGGGTCATAATGTCTGAG ATCCTGCCGGTTAGCATCAAGAGCCTTGCGGGAAGCTTCGCGACGCTCGCCAACTGGCTGACCTCCTTTGGGATAACAATGACAGCAAACTTGTTGCTCAGCTGGAGCGCTGGAGGTTCACACTCTTCCCTCTTTTCTCAAGTAGAATTATGGACCCGCGACACAGACCTGACGGAGATCATTTCTGTCTGTTTACGATCTCGACAGGTACCTTTGCGTGCTACACGCTCGTGA